A section of the Eublepharis macularius isolate TG4126 chromosome 1, MPM_Emac_v1.0, whole genome shotgun sequence genome encodes:
- the YIF1A gene encoding protein YIF1A, with protein MAYPPGYGGPGSKHRARGPMVPQNANAPQLFDDTSSTYGAQQGGYPAPGIDMGFNQIFADPVANVAMAYGSTIASQGKEIVHKEIDRFMSMNKLKYFFAVDTTYVMKKLALLMFPYVHQNWEVRYHRDVPLPPRQDVNAPDLYIPSMAFITYILLAGMALGLQKRFSPEVLGMCASTAFVWVVIEVLALLLGLYLITVQSDLGTFDLLAYCGYKYVGMILAVVGGLIFGSNGYYIALAWASCALMYFMVCSLRMKILPSVVHEGLSRPSGRAQMYITLAAAAFQPLILYWLTVQLVH; from the exons ATGGCGTATCCCCCTGGCTATGGGGGGCCCG GCTCCAAGCACAGGGCAAGAGGCCCGATGGTCCCGCAGAATGCCAATGCCCCCCAGCTCTTTGACGACACCAGTTCCACCTATGGTGCCCAGCAAGGAGGTTACCCAGCTCCGGGGATCGACATGGGCTTTAACCAGATTTTTGCCGATCCAGTGGCCAATGTCGCCATGGCCTACGGCTCCACCATTGCGTCTCAGGGCAAAGAGATAGTGCACAAAGAG ATCGACCGGTTCATGTCGATGAACAAGCTGAAATATTTCTTCGCGGTGGACACGACCTACGTCATGAAGAAACTGGCGCTGCTGATGTTTCCTTACGTACACCAG AACTGGGAAGTCCGCTACCACAGAGATGTGCCCCTCCCGCCCCGACAGGACGTGAACGCTCCAGACCTCTACATCCCAA GTATGGCCTTTATTACCTATATCCTCTTGGCTGGGATGGCACTGGGCCTGCAAAAAAG GTTCTCCCCAGAGGTCCTGGGCATGTGTGCCAGCACGGCCTTTGTATGGGTGGTCATCGAAGTCCTTGCCCTTCTCCTGGGCTTGTACCTCATCACCGTTCAGAGCGACCTTGGCACGTTTGACCTGCTTGCCTATTGCGGCTACAAATATGTCGG GATGATCCTTGCTGTGGTGGGTGGCCTGATCTTCGGCAGCAACGGCTATTACATCGCCTTGGCGTGGGCCTCGTGTGCTCTTATGTATTTCATG GTCTGCTCCTTACGGATGAAGATCCTTCCGTCCGTGGTGCACGAGGGGCTCAGCCGGCCCAGCGGGCGGGCCCAGATGTACATCACGCTGGCGGCGGCTGCCTTCCAACCTCTCATCCTGTACTGGCTGACAGTGCAGTTGGTCCATTGA